The Papaver somniferum cultivar HN1 chromosome 3, ASM357369v1, whole genome shotgun sequence genome includes a region encoding these proteins:
- the LOC113357933 gene encoding uncharacterized protein LOC113357933 isoform X1, translating into MAMEWSLKSGEYLGDISALCFVPLPPHLSSFPFLLAGTGSEILLYNVQEGKLLGSFHVFEGIRVHGIGCSPEFTSIHGVVNEGLSSSLIFKIVVFGERKVKLFRLQLGLNLGCDEFQLNACKIELELINLLPKFGHWVLDVCFLKEDKVTSESNGSSYLAVGISNNSVCLWDMLKSTIVLEVSYPERTLLYSMRLWGDSVKALRVASGTIYNEVIVWKLLPQDHTSLYSDSMKEPEMVSISSCSNTKFNDQQYAATCMSKLAGHEGSIFRIAWSSDGLKLMSVSDDRSARLWTVDPDGIYSDDHIVVSGSDSSSVILFGHNARIWDCFFADSLIVTVGEDCTCRLWSLDGKELMMIKEHVGRGIWRCAYDPTSSLLITAGFDSAVKVHLLNASYPHGSNVRNGASEDFNSRKEIFTISAPSFSDQYGLTDSKSEYVRCLHFPREDTLYVATNHGYLHHVQLTDPGNVRWTNLLRVSVEGPIVCMDILPEKANDLSMKIQDWIAVGDGKGNVTIISVHAGVGTPKVALLFTWSAGLERQLLGTYWCQSLGHRYVFTADPRGILKLWRIVDPSLSNDGEIIQNKKASLLAEFKSSFGTRILCLDAKPDEEVLVCGDQRGNLLVFPFSKSLLLDTSIASEVNISPLNHFKGAHGISSVASMVIAKSSFNQVQIRSNGADGCICHFKYDRDWKTLEFTGMKQVKELSLIQSVSADPNSDEDLSGGNYAIGFASADFIVWNLVNETKVTQIPCGGWRRPHSYYLGDVPEIHNCFAYVKDQTIHIHRLWLPTSKLFPSILHMQYHGREIHSLCFVSHVSETYTNGSSNHSNRLSCIATGCEDGTVRLTRYTPDSECLFPSKLLGEHVGSSAVRSISFVSKIYSAAVDQTHMTQECRSSVDDRDNQLLLISVGAKRVLTSWLLQNGSADKEKTLVNDLLVKAENRSKPQSKTFSSMSFQWLSTDMPSRFSSTHKGGKGPQGSVEVGENASNNGSGAPSGSLFSENCELEVRSDILDKNENDWRYMAVTAFLVKGADCRLTVCFIVVACSDTALTLRALLLPYRLWFDVAVLVPQTSPVLALQHVVVPIHTSSKHTLPMRNAYIVVSGSTDGNVTFWDLTGSVEGFMQRVSKLQPEKFIDSQKRPRTGRGSQGGRWWRSLGNESSKTIPKCTMDTVNATSEATNGHSTGTNEASAASSELGSDPVNSAPVSLQSVDATTLTSIAHTDNSLSNIYEVPPFHVLKKVHQSGVNCLHLSHINDSQNSECASAYCVLSGGDDQALHCLTFTLAMPHTDCASESNKYSGSTNNVMDRGYRIKILSRDSIASSHTSAVKGVWTDGTWSFTTGLDQRVRCWHCNGQGKLTEHGHVVLSVPEPETLDAVASGRNEYQIAVAGRGMQMVKFSASC; encoded by the exons ATGGCGATGGAATGGAGTTTGAAGAGTGGGGAATACTTAGGAGATATCTCAGCTCTCTGTTttgttcctcttcctcctcacttGTCTTCATTCCCTTTTCTTCTTGCTG GCACTGGTTCGGAGATACTACTATACAATGTACAAGAAGGGAAACTATTGGGTTCTTTTCATGTTTTTGAAGGAATTCGTGTTCATGGGATTGGTTGCTCTCCTGaatttacttcaattcatggtgtTGTTAATGAAGGGTTATCTTCATCCCTTATTTTTAAAATTGTCGTGTTTGGAGAAAGGAAGGTCAAATTGTTTCGGCTGCAATTAGGTTTAAATTTAGGATGTGATGAATTTCAGCTGAATGCATGTAAAATAGAGTTGGAACTGATTAATCTACTGCCCAAATTTGGTCACTGGGTATTGGATGTTTGTTTCTTAAAG GAGGACAAAGTCACTTCTGAAAGTAATGGAAGTAGTTATCTTGCAGTAGGAATAAGCAACAATTCGGTTTGCCTATGGGATATGTTGAAATCTACTATAGTTCTGGAAGTCAGCTATCCAG AAAGAACACTTCTATACTCAATGCGTTTATGGGGTGATAGTGTCAAAGCTCTTCGTGTGGCATCTGGTACTATCTATAATGAG GTCATTGTTTGGAAATTGCTTCCTCAGGATCACACCTCATTATATTCGGATTCAATGAAAGAACCTGAAATGGTGAGCATCTCATCGTGCAGCAATACCAAATTTAATGATCAGCAATATGCAGCTACCTGTATGAGTAAACTTGCTGGACATGAAGGTTCGATCTTTCGTATAGCATGGTCTTCTGATGGGTTGAAATTGATGTCTGTATCTGATGATCGTAG TGCTCGTTTATGGACAGTTGATCCTGATGGGATATATTCTGATGATCATATAGTTGTTTCTGGCTCCGATTCATCTAGTGTGATACTATTTGGCCACAATGCTAGGATTTGGGACTGTTTCTTTGCTGATTCT TTAATTGTCACTGTTGGAGAGGATTGTACCTGCCGTTTGTGGAGTTTGGACGGGAAGGAGCTCATGATGATCAAGGAACATGT AGGTAGAGGCATATGGCGATGTGCGTATGATCCAACCTCTTCACTTTTGATCACTGCTGGGTTTGATTCTGCAGTGAAAGTCCATCTGCTGAATGCTTCTTATCCCCATGGTTCGAACGTCAGGAATGGAGCATCAGAGGACTTCAACAGTAGGAAAGAGATTTTTACCATCTCTGCTCCAAGTTTTTCAGATCAATATGGCCTCACAGATAG CAAAAGTGAATACGTACGTTGTTTGCATTTCCCTCGAGAAGATACACTCTATGTTGCAACCAATCATGGGTATCTACACCATGTTCAACTTACCGACCCTGGGAATGTGAGATGGACTAACCTTCTCCGAGTTAGCGTAGAAGGCCCAATTGTATGTATGGATATACTGCCTGAAAAGGCAAACGATCTCTCTATGAAAATTCAAGATTGGATTGCTGTTGGAGATGGGAAGGGAAATGTGACAATTATTAGCGTTCATGCCGGTGTTGGTACTCCTAAAGTGGCCCTCCTTTTCACTTGGTCAGCGGGACTGGAGAGACAACTCTTAGGAACTTATTGGTGCCAATCACTGGGACACAG ATACGTATTCACTGCTGATCCGAGAGGGATATTAAAGTTATGGAGaatagttgatccttcattatctaaCGACGGTGAGATCATTCAGAACAAAAAGGCATCTCTACTCGCAGAATTCAAGTCAAGTTTTGGTACACGAATATTGTGTTTGGATGCAAAGCCTGATGAAGAG GTATTGGTATGTGGGGATCAACGTGGAAATCTTCTTGTGTTCCCTTTCTCAAAGAGTTTGCTACTTGATACTTCTATTGCTTCAGAAGTGAATATCTCTCCACTAAATCATTTCAAGGGGGCTCATGGTATATCTAGTGTTGCCAGCATGGTGATTGCTAAATCTAGTTTTAACCAAGTGCAAATACGCTcg AATGGAGCAGATGGGTGCATCTGCCATTTTAAATATGACAGGGACTGGAAGACTTTAGAATTTACAGGGATGAAGCAAGTAAAAGAATTAAGTTTAATTCAATCTGTCTCTGCTGATCCCAACTCCGACGAGGACCTTTCTGGTGGTAATTACGCAATAGGTTTTGCCTCAGCAGATTTTATAGTATGGAACTTGGTAAACGAGACAAAG GTGACTCAAATTCCGTGTGGTGGATGGCGCCGTCCTCATTCGTATTATCTTGGTGATGTACCAGAAATTCACAACTGCTTTGCCTATGTCAAA GATCAAACAATTCATATTCATAGACTTTGGTTACCTACCAGCAAGCTATTTCCTAGCATTCTGCATATGCAGTATCATGGGAGAGAGATACATTCCTTGTGTTTTGTCTCTCATGTATCAGAAACATACACAAATGGAAGCAGCAATCACTCAAATAGATTGAGCTGCATTGCTACAGGTTGTGAAGATGGAACAGTCAGACTGACAAG GTACACTCCTGATTCTGAATGTCTGTTTCCATCGAAGTTGTTAGGAGAACATGTAGGGAGTTCGGCAGTGAGGTCTATTAGTTTTGTGTCAAAGATATACTCTGCAGCAGTAGATCAGACCCACATGACTCAGGAGTGCAGATCCAGTGTAGATGACAGGGATAATCAGTTGTTGCTCATATCAGTTGGTGCAAAGCGGGTCTTAACTTCTTGGCTTCTTCAGAATGGATCTGCAGACAAGGAAAAAACACTTGTCAATGACCTGCTAGTGAAAGCTGAAAATAGATCTAAACCTCAGTCAAAAACATTCTCTTCGATGTCGTTCCAGTGGCTGTCAACCGACATGCCATCAAGGTTTTCCAGTACACACAAAGGAGGTAAAGGCCCTCAGGGATCTGTTGAAGTTGGGGAAAATGCGTCTAATAATGGATCTGGTGCCCCATCTGGGTCTCTTTTTTCTGAAAATTGTGAGTTGGAGGTTAGATCTGACATCTTGGATAAAAATGAAAATGACTGGAGATACATGGCTGTTACTGCATTTCTTGTTAAAGGTGCAGATTGCAG GTTGACAGTTTGTTTCATTGTGGTTGCTTGTTCTGATACCGCACTTACTTTAAGGGCTCTTCTTTTGCCTTATCGCCTCTG GTTTGATGTTGCAGTGTTGGTTCCGCAAACATCACCTGTCCTGGCTTTGCAGCATGTTGTAGTTCCTATCCATACCTCTTCTAAAC ATACACTCCCAATGAGAAATGCATATATCGTAGTCAGTGGATCGACCGATGGAAATGTTACCTTCTGGGATCTGACTGGAAGTGTAGAAGGTTTTATGCAGCGTGTCTCAAAACTTCAACCTGAAAAGTTTATCGACTCTCAAAAACGACCCCGAACAGGAAGAGGAAGTCAAGGGGGGCGATGGTGGAGGTCATTAGGAAATGAATCGTCTAAAACAATTCCGAAGTGTACAATGGACACAGTAAACGCCACCTCAGAGGCGACTAATGGCCATAGTACGGGCACCAATGAGGCAAGTGCAGCCTCATCAGAGCTTGGAAGTGATCCCGTAAACAGTGCACCAGTATCTCTTCAATCCGTGGATGCTACTACCCTCACTAGTATAGCACACACGGATAATTCACTCTCCAACATCTATGAAGTTCCACCCTTTCATGTTCTGAAGAAGGTCCATCAATCTGGTGTCAATTGTCTTCACCTTTCGCATATCAATGATTCCCAGAATTCTGAATGTGCATCTGCTTATTGTGTCTTGAGTGGGGGAGATGATCAAGCACTCCATTGTCTTACCTTTACACTGGCAATGCCACATACAGACTGTGCTTCAGAAAGTAACAAATACTCCGGCAGCACAAACAATGTTATGGACCGGGGATATAGAATTAAAATCCTGTCTCGTGACAGTATTGCTTCTTCTCATACCTCTGCCGTGAAAG GTGTTTGGACAGATGGTACTTGGTCATTCACCACTGGTCTTGATCAGCGAGTCAGGTGCTGGCATTGCAATGGTCAGGGGAAACTTACTGAGCATGGACATGTGGTCCTTAGTGTCCCAGAACCAGAAACTCTTGATGCAGTAGCTTCTGGCAG AAATGAATATCAGATTGCAGTAGCTGGAAGGGGGATGCAGATGGTTAAGTTCTCTGCATCTTGTTAA
- the LOC113357933 gene encoding uncharacterized protein LOC113357933 isoform X2, with the protein MLKSTIVLEVSYPERTLLYSMRLWGDSVKALRVASGTIYNEVIVWKLLPQDHTSLYSDSMKEPEMVSISSCSNTKFNDQQYAATCMSKLAGHEGSIFRIAWSSDGLKLMSVSDDRSARLWTVDPDGIYSDDHIVVSGSDSSSVILFGHNARIWDCFFADSLIVTVGEDCTCRLWSLDGKELMMIKEHVGRGIWRCAYDPTSSLLITAGFDSAVKVHLLNASYPHGSNVRNGASEDFNSRKEIFTISAPSFSDQYGLTDSKSEYVRCLHFPREDTLYVATNHGYLHHVQLTDPGNVRWTNLLRVSVEGPIVCMDILPEKANDLSMKIQDWIAVGDGKGNVTIISVHAGVGTPKVALLFTWSAGLERQLLGTYWCQSLGHRYVFTADPRGILKLWRIVDPSLSNDGEIIQNKKASLLAEFKSSFGTRILCLDAKPDEEVLVCGDQRGNLLVFPFSKSLLLDTSIASEVNISPLNHFKGAHGISSVASMVIAKSSFNQVQIRSNGADGCICHFKYDRDWKTLEFTGMKQVKELSLIQSVSADPNSDEDLSGGNYAIGFASADFIVWNLVNETKVTQIPCGGWRRPHSYYLGDVPEIHNCFAYVKDQTIHIHRLWLPTSKLFPSILHMQYHGREIHSLCFVSHVSETYTNGSSNHSNRLSCIATGCEDGTVRLTRYTPDSECLFPSKLLGEHVGSSAVRSISFVSKIYSAAVDQTHMTQECRSSVDDRDNQLLLISVGAKRVLTSWLLQNGSADKEKTLVNDLLVKAENRSKPQSKTFSSMSFQWLSTDMPSRFSSTHKGGKGPQGSVEVGENASNNGSGAPSGSLFSENCELEVRSDILDKNENDWRYMAVTAFLVKGADCRLTVCFIVVACSDTALTLRALLLPYRLWFDVAVLVPQTSPVLALQHVVVPIHTSSKHTLPMRNAYIVVSGSTDGNVTFWDLTGSVEGFMQRVSKLQPEKFIDSQKRPRTGRGSQGGRWWRSLGNESSKTIPKCTMDTVNATSEATNGHSTGTNEASAASSELGSDPVNSAPVSLQSVDATTLTSIAHTDNSLSNIYEVPPFHVLKKVHQSGVNCLHLSHINDSQNSECASAYCVLSGGDDQALHCLTFTLAMPHTDCASESNKYSGSTNNVMDRGYRIKILSRDSIASSHTSAVKGVWTDGTWSFTTGLDQRVRCWHCNGQGKLTEHGHVVLSVPEPETLDAVASGRNEYQIAVAGRGMQMVKFSASC; encoded by the exons ATGTTGAAATCTACTATAGTTCTGGAAGTCAGCTATCCAG AAAGAACACTTCTATACTCAATGCGTTTATGGGGTGATAGTGTCAAAGCTCTTCGTGTGGCATCTGGTACTATCTATAATGAG GTCATTGTTTGGAAATTGCTTCCTCAGGATCACACCTCATTATATTCGGATTCAATGAAAGAACCTGAAATGGTGAGCATCTCATCGTGCAGCAATACCAAATTTAATGATCAGCAATATGCAGCTACCTGTATGAGTAAACTTGCTGGACATGAAGGTTCGATCTTTCGTATAGCATGGTCTTCTGATGGGTTGAAATTGATGTCTGTATCTGATGATCGTAG TGCTCGTTTATGGACAGTTGATCCTGATGGGATATATTCTGATGATCATATAGTTGTTTCTGGCTCCGATTCATCTAGTGTGATACTATTTGGCCACAATGCTAGGATTTGGGACTGTTTCTTTGCTGATTCT TTAATTGTCACTGTTGGAGAGGATTGTACCTGCCGTTTGTGGAGTTTGGACGGGAAGGAGCTCATGATGATCAAGGAACATGT AGGTAGAGGCATATGGCGATGTGCGTATGATCCAACCTCTTCACTTTTGATCACTGCTGGGTTTGATTCTGCAGTGAAAGTCCATCTGCTGAATGCTTCTTATCCCCATGGTTCGAACGTCAGGAATGGAGCATCAGAGGACTTCAACAGTAGGAAAGAGATTTTTACCATCTCTGCTCCAAGTTTTTCAGATCAATATGGCCTCACAGATAG CAAAAGTGAATACGTACGTTGTTTGCATTTCCCTCGAGAAGATACACTCTATGTTGCAACCAATCATGGGTATCTACACCATGTTCAACTTACCGACCCTGGGAATGTGAGATGGACTAACCTTCTCCGAGTTAGCGTAGAAGGCCCAATTGTATGTATGGATATACTGCCTGAAAAGGCAAACGATCTCTCTATGAAAATTCAAGATTGGATTGCTGTTGGAGATGGGAAGGGAAATGTGACAATTATTAGCGTTCATGCCGGTGTTGGTACTCCTAAAGTGGCCCTCCTTTTCACTTGGTCAGCGGGACTGGAGAGACAACTCTTAGGAACTTATTGGTGCCAATCACTGGGACACAG ATACGTATTCACTGCTGATCCGAGAGGGATATTAAAGTTATGGAGaatagttgatccttcattatctaaCGACGGTGAGATCATTCAGAACAAAAAGGCATCTCTACTCGCAGAATTCAAGTCAAGTTTTGGTACACGAATATTGTGTTTGGATGCAAAGCCTGATGAAGAG GTATTGGTATGTGGGGATCAACGTGGAAATCTTCTTGTGTTCCCTTTCTCAAAGAGTTTGCTACTTGATACTTCTATTGCTTCAGAAGTGAATATCTCTCCACTAAATCATTTCAAGGGGGCTCATGGTATATCTAGTGTTGCCAGCATGGTGATTGCTAAATCTAGTTTTAACCAAGTGCAAATACGCTcg AATGGAGCAGATGGGTGCATCTGCCATTTTAAATATGACAGGGACTGGAAGACTTTAGAATTTACAGGGATGAAGCAAGTAAAAGAATTAAGTTTAATTCAATCTGTCTCTGCTGATCCCAACTCCGACGAGGACCTTTCTGGTGGTAATTACGCAATAGGTTTTGCCTCAGCAGATTTTATAGTATGGAACTTGGTAAACGAGACAAAG GTGACTCAAATTCCGTGTGGTGGATGGCGCCGTCCTCATTCGTATTATCTTGGTGATGTACCAGAAATTCACAACTGCTTTGCCTATGTCAAA GATCAAACAATTCATATTCATAGACTTTGGTTACCTACCAGCAAGCTATTTCCTAGCATTCTGCATATGCAGTATCATGGGAGAGAGATACATTCCTTGTGTTTTGTCTCTCATGTATCAGAAACATACACAAATGGAAGCAGCAATCACTCAAATAGATTGAGCTGCATTGCTACAGGTTGTGAAGATGGAACAGTCAGACTGACAAG GTACACTCCTGATTCTGAATGTCTGTTTCCATCGAAGTTGTTAGGAGAACATGTAGGGAGTTCGGCAGTGAGGTCTATTAGTTTTGTGTCAAAGATATACTCTGCAGCAGTAGATCAGACCCACATGACTCAGGAGTGCAGATCCAGTGTAGATGACAGGGATAATCAGTTGTTGCTCATATCAGTTGGTGCAAAGCGGGTCTTAACTTCTTGGCTTCTTCAGAATGGATCTGCAGACAAGGAAAAAACACTTGTCAATGACCTGCTAGTGAAAGCTGAAAATAGATCTAAACCTCAGTCAAAAACATTCTCTTCGATGTCGTTCCAGTGGCTGTCAACCGACATGCCATCAAGGTTTTCCAGTACACACAAAGGAGGTAAAGGCCCTCAGGGATCTGTTGAAGTTGGGGAAAATGCGTCTAATAATGGATCTGGTGCCCCATCTGGGTCTCTTTTTTCTGAAAATTGTGAGTTGGAGGTTAGATCTGACATCTTGGATAAAAATGAAAATGACTGGAGATACATGGCTGTTACTGCATTTCTTGTTAAAGGTGCAGATTGCAG GTTGACAGTTTGTTTCATTGTGGTTGCTTGTTCTGATACCGCACTTACTTTAAGGGCTCTTCTTTTGCCTTATCGCCTCTG GTTTGATGTTGCAGTGTTGGTTCCGCAAACATCACCTGTCCTGGCTTTGCAGCATGTTGTAGTTCCTATCCATACCTCTTCTAAAC ATACACTCCCAATGAGAAATGCATATATCGTAGTCAGTGGATCGACCGATGGAAATGTTACCTTCTGGGATCTGACTGGAAGTGTAGAAGGTTTTATGCAGCGTGTCTCAAAACTTCAACCTGAAAAGTTTATCGACTCTCAAAAACGACCCCGAACAGGAAGAGGAAGTCAAGGGGGGCGATGGTGGAGGTCATTAGGAAATGAATCGTCTAAAACAATTCCGAAGTGTACAATGGACACAGTAAACGCCACCTCAGAGGCGACTAATGGCCATAGTACGGGCACCAATGAGGCAAGTGCAGCCTCATCAGAGCTTGGAAGTGATCCCGTAAACAGTGCACCAGTATCTCTTCAATCCGTGGATGCTACTACCCTCACTAGTATAGCACACACGGATAATTCACTCTCCAACATCTATGAAGTTCCACCCTTTCATGTTCTGAAGAAGGTCCATCAATCTGGTGTCAATTGTCTTCACCTTTCGCATATCAATGATTCCCAGAATTCTGAATGTGCATCTGCTTATTGTGTCTTGAGTGGGGGAGATGATCAAGCACTCCATTGTCTTACCTTTACACTGGCAATGCCACATACAGACTGTGCTTCAGAAAGTAACAAATACTCCGGCAGCACAAACAATGTTATGGACCGGGGATATAGAATTAAAATCCTGTCTCGTGACAGTATTGCTTCTTCTCATACCTCTGCCGTGAAAG GTGTTTGGACAGATGGTACTTGGTCATTCACCACTGGTCTTGATCAGCGAGTCAGGTGCTGGCATTGCAATGGTCAGGGGAAACTTACTGAGCATGGACATGTGGTCCTTAGTGTCCCAGAACCAGAAACTCTTGATGCAGTAGCTTCTGGCAG AAATGAATATCAGATTGCAGTAGCTGGAAGGGGGATGCAGATGGTTAAGTTCTCTGCATCTTGTTAA